From Streptomyces asiaticus, one genomic window encodes:
- a CDS encoding HAD family hydrolase — translation MEALYDCLTDNDAWLPYPDTLPVLEALSAAGVRTGVLSNIGWDIRPVFKRAGVLDQLNAVVLSCEVGLAKPDPAVLGVACERLGLSAGRVLFGRAVRRLGAVAPQRSAGATGRSP, via the coding sequence GTGGAGGCGCTCTACGACTGCCTGACCGACAACGACGCCTGGCTCCCGTATCCCGACACACTTCCGGTACTCGAGGCGCTCAGTGCCGCAGGCGTGCGCACGGGCGTGCTGAGCAACATCGGTTGGGATATCCGGCCGGTCTTCAAGCGCGCCGGTGTGCTGGATCAGCTCAACGCGGTGGTGCTGTCGTGCGAGGTCGGGCTGGCGAAGCCCGACCCTGCCGTCCTCGGTGTCGCGTGCGAGCGTCTGGGCCTTTCGGCCGGGCGGGTGCTGTTCGGCCGCGCAGTGAGGCGCCTCGGCGCCGTGGCGCCACAACGGTCGGCAGGGGCGACGGGACGCAGCCCGTAG
- a CDS encoding nuclear transport factor 2 family protein, protein MILIAGVGRGIGRARAPIHRISTRERLPMHDIKPLEDRLRVIEDRLAIYNLLASHPLSADTGEPDFIESIYTEDFVFDRGGGLSGARGRDKMVDLVESDAHRTAIAGGLAHFGSLPLVELDGDTAVATSYIALITPDEKGEERELANHGTSTGFRVHRIVANRWSLVREDGRWSIASRTVLPMDGSGPALEMARQAATYYAGR, encoded by the coding sequence TTGATCCTGATCGCCGGTGTCGGCCGCGGCATCGGTCGCGCCCGCGCCCCCATCCACCGGATCTCCACGCGAGAAAGACTGCCGATGCACGACATCAAGCCCCTGGAAGACCGGCTACGCGTCATCGAAGACCGGCTGGCGATCTACAACCTGCTTGCTTCGCACCCGCTCAGCGCGGACACCGGCGAGCCGGACTTCATCGAATCCATCTACACGGAGGACTTCGTATTCGACCGCGGCGGCGGACTGTCCGGCGCACGCGGCCGCGACAAGATGGTCGACCTCGTCGAAAGTGACGCGCACCGCACCGCGATCGCCGGCGGGCTCGCGCACTTCGGCAGCCTGCCGCTCGTCGAACTGGACGGCGACACCGCCGTCGCCACGTCCTATATCGCCCTCATCACGCCGGACGAGAAGGGTGAAGAGCGCGAACTGGCGAACCACGGAACGTCGACCGGATTCCGCGTCCATCGCATCGTCGCCAACCGTTGGTCCCTCGTCCGCGAAGACGGCCGGTGGTCGATCGCGTCGCGGACCGTCCTGCCCATGGACGGCAGCGGACCCGCACTGGAGATGGCCCGCCAGGCCGCCACCTACTATGCCGGGCGCTGA
- a CDS encoding CocE/NonD family hydrolase C-terminal non-catalytic domain-containing protein translates to MGRVPRTTNQSPSEPGQVYRVEVEIWPTCIVLPAGYRLGLQIGGHDFEREPPDDPNEAWISRGSGPWLHTHPEDRPSPVFSGRTTIHTGGDTASSLLLPVIPPRVGNPARTSA, encoded by the coding sequence ATGGGCCGGGTCCCACGCACGACGAACCAGAGCCCCTCCGAACCCGGCCAGGTGTACCGCGTGGAGGTCGAAATCTGGCCGACCTGCATCGTCCTACCCGCCGGCTACCGGCTGGGACTGCAGATCGGTGGCCATGACTTCGAGCGCGAACCCCCGGACGATCCCAACGAGGCCTGGATCTCGCGGGGCTCAGGCCCGTGGTTGCACACGCATCCGGAAGACCGGCCGTCACCGGTGTTCTCCGGACGCACCACCATCCACACCGGCGGAGACACCGCTTCGTCCCTGCTGCTCCCCGTCATCCCCCCGCGAGTCGGGAACCCGGCACGAACATCGGCCTGA
- a CDS encoding TetR/AcrR family transcriptional regulator produces the protein MAWDTERTRQRLLDAAVFEYSEHGPLGARVDRVAARAGVNKERIYQYFGSKQKLFSAVLEQEMIKLAAAVPLTEEQAADLGEFAGRVWDYHRTYPHYLRLLLWEGLDPDPLQSDRASLAAARERSEHYADNVRAIAKAQADGLLRTDVAPAHLLYAARALAAWWLAVPSAVTLMLGEAANESPQERRRVLVKLVNDATRKP, from the coding sequence ATGGCCTGGGATACCGAGCGGACCAGACAGCGGCTGCTGGACGCCGCGGTCTTCGAGTACAGCGAGCACGGCCCGCTGGGCGCACGGGTGGACCGCGTTGCCGCCCGTGCCGGGGTCAACAAGGAGCGGATCTACCAGTACTTCGGCAGCAAGCAGAAATTGTTCAGTGCGGTGCTGGAACAGGAGATGATCAAGCTTGCCGCCGCCGTCCCGCTGACCGAGGAGCAGGCCGCGGACCTCGGGGAGTTCGCCGGCCGGGTGTGGGATTACCACCGGACGTACCCGCATTACCTGCGGCTGCTGTTGTGGGAGGGCCTCGACCCGGATCCGCTGCAGTCCGACCGCGCGTCGCTCGCCGCGGCCCGGGAACGGTCCGAGCACTACGCGGACAACGTCCGCGCGATCGCCAAGGCCCAGGCCGACGGACTCCTGCGGACCGACGTCGCCCCGGCACACCTGCTCTATGCCGCCCGCGCGCTGGCGGCGTGGTGGCTGGCCGTACCCTCGGCCGTGACACTCATGCTGGGGGAAGCCGCGAACGAAAGCCCCCAGGAGCGGCGGCGGGTCCTGGTGAAGCTCGTCAACGACGCCACCAGGAAGCCATGA